A window of the Hordeum vulgare subsp. vulgare chromosome 5H, MorexV3_pseudomolecules_assembly, whole genome shotgun sequence genome harbors these coding sequences:
- the LOC123395000 gene encoding receptor-like protein 3, producing the protein MAKYWMLLHFLAVLLPAASATSCHVDDLRALRDFAGNLSGGGVLLRAVWSGTSCCGWEGVGCDGKSGRVTTLRLPGRGLAGRIPGASLAGLAWLQELNLASNRLVGTIPSWIGELDHLCDLDLSGNSLDGEVPKSLIRLKGHAAAGRSSGMTFTNMPLYVKRNRRTLQQQQPNIISGTNNKVRSGRNNVVSGNDNAVISGNNNTVAGSNNTITTGSDNTVTGSNHVVSGSKHIVTDNNNVVSGIDNNVSGSFHTVSGSLNTVSGSNNTVSGSNHVVSGSNKVVTGG; encoded by the coding sequence ATGGCGAAATACTGGATGCTGCTCCACTTCTTGGCGGTCCTCTTGCCCGCGGCGAGCGCCACGTCATGCCACGTCGACGACCTCCGCGCGCTGAGGGACTTTGCCGGGAACCTCAGTGGTGGTGGCGTCCTCCTCCGCGCCGTGTGGTCCGGCACCTCGTGCTGCGGCTGGGAAGGTGTGGGCTGCGACGGCAAAAGTGGACGCGTCACGACGTTGCGGCTTCCCGGTCGTGGCCTTGCGGGGCGCATCCCAGGAGCATCGTTGGCGGGCCTGGCATGGCTTCAGGAGCTCAACCTTGCCAGCAACAGACTGGTCGGCACCATCCCATCGTGGATTGGTGAGCTTGACCACCTTTGCGACTTGGATCTCTCCGGTAATTCACTGGATGGGGAGGTACCCAAGAGTTTGATACGGCTTAAGGGCCACGCCGCCGCTGGTCGTTCATCAGGTATGACTTTCACTAACATGCCATTGTATGTGAAGCGTAACAGAAGaacactccaacaacaacaaccaaatatCATATCCGGGACCAACAACAAAGTACGGTCTGGTAGAAACAATGTTGTATCCGGGAACGACAACGCTGTCATATCTGGGAACAACAACACTGTGGCGGGGAGCAATAATACCATCACAACTGGGAGTGACAATACCGTAACCGGTAGCAACCATGTCGTATCTGGGAGCAAACATATCGTAACAGACAACAACAATGTTGTTTCTGGGATTGACAATAATGTATCCGGGAGCTTCCACACCGTATCTGGGAGTCTCAATACCGTATCCGGGAGCAACAATACTGTATCTGGGAGCAATCATGTTGTGTCTGGGAGCAACAAAGTCGTGACAGGAGGTTAA